The genomic segment TATGCATATTTAATAAATTCCCTGACACTAGGATCTAAGCAAAAGCTACTAAATTCATCTGAACAcgaattaattttaatattgTAGCTCCACCGCAGCTCGCACACCCAATATTCATACCGACCCACTAAATGTAAGATATGTCTTTCATACACATTTATCACTTAACTGATTATAATTATTGTTGAATGATATGTGATCTCTCTCTAATTTTTAAATGATAAGATTAAATTGCTCAATTTAGTATAAATAACTAATGTCTATAATATTTATCGAATTTAACTTTAAGCTGCCGAAATGAACGACGCCACAAGCAAATATACTAAACTATAGTTTCCTGAATTATAATTGAACAGAATATCAACAAACATCTAAGCCAACTTGGTGACGACATGTTCAATTCATAGCCAAATGAAACAAGTATATAAAAGGCCCCATTGTATCCACTCAAAATATTAAAACTAGCAAGTACATTCATCTCAAGTACAACCCTCATAGGTAATGAAAGAAATCATACAAAATAACGCCTATTCCCTACTTGATACTTTAGAAACTAACCCCATGATGTCAATCTACTTCATTGTCCCTAtcatcttcttctccttcttcattctCTCAAGAATTAGCCAGAAAAAGTTTCCACCAGGTCCCAATGGGTGGCCTATTATAGGCAACATGATGATGATGGACCAATTGACACATCGTGGTCTAACAAAGTTAGCACAAAAATATGGAGGCATTTTACACCTCCAAATGGGATATCTTCATATGACGGTAGTGTCAAGTCCAGCTGAAGCCCGTCAAGTGCTACAATTGCAAGATACCGTATTCGCCAATCGTCCTGCAACTATAGCCGTGAAATACTTATCGTATGATCGTGCTGATATGGCTTTTGCTAACTATGGACCCTTCTGGCGCCAGATGAGAAAATTATGTGTCATGAAACTTTTCAGTCGTAGAAGGGCTGAATCTTGGGACTCGGTTCGTGATGAAGTTGATTCCATGACAAGGGTTGTTGCCACTAGCACTGGTTTGAGTGTCAATATCGGTGAACTCGTCTTTGGAGTTGCAAAGAACATTACCTACAGGTAAATTAAACGTGGAAAATAAGCAGATTGGACTGAATTGAGGGCGATGCGGGGTGGGGGGATAATAAATCGATAAATAGATCATTGATCCATTCCTTTCAATTTCACATGGCTCAAAATGGATTATTAGATAAAAAGGCGTCAAATAATGAGTCTTAACTCAATCTGATCCCAACCTGACCCGACCTGGTccccttctttttattttgcttgttgACCAAAAAATGCTAAAGCTAAATTTCTTAGCTTAAGCTCTTCCAAATTTACATGATTCTCAGTCCtcaattttgattttgtttgtttaatttGGATATGAGTTCCATTTGAACCGTTGCGTAACATCATTTTAACTAGTTTTGACCTAGTAATTCGATAAGTCATTTTGAATTCCACTTGTTGGATCAAGCCAGTcgaacttaattaattaatcaagtTGTTTAAATGAGTTGATTTTGTCACCTCTATCTACAGGGCGGCTTTTGGAACATGCTCAGACGGAGGGCAAGATGAGTTACTAAATATTATGCAGGAATTTTCGAAGCTTTTTGGTGCATTCAACTTGGGAGATTTTATACCTTGGCTTGGATGGGCAGATCCACAGGGGTTAAGTACAAGGATTCTAAAAGCTAGGGCTTCACTTGACAGTTTCATTGATTCAATAATTGATGATCATATACTGAAAAAGAAGGCGAATAATTATGATAATGAAGTTGATGGTGACATGGTGGATGAGCTTCTAGCTTTTTATGGTGAAGAAACAAAAGTGAATGATTCTGCTGATCTGCAGAATGCTCTGAGTCTTACAAGAGATAATATTAAAGCTCTTATCATGGTAAGTTTCTTTAGTTTAATTTGACCTCTCCTAATTTCAGTATACTCATAGTGTAAAAGAATTTTTACATtgtaaaaaattactaaaaaatAACTATTGTTAATTAACTATAAAAAGTAAGATTAGTAACCCGGATTGGTTAACAACGGCGGAGCTAGAAGTTCAGCTACGGTTCCATCGAACCCAGTTTTTTGCTCAAATAATATATTTGTGttaagaaattcattaaatatatgtacatactaAATTTAGAATTGTTGACACTTCAAATCATCATTCTAAAATTTCAGAACCCATAAATTAAAGTTGAAATCCTAACCCTACTTCGTCTCTACCGGTTAAGAATGCACCAATAATATAAACCTAGCGGTATGAACCATATAACTCTTCTCTTTAGGCAAAGAGAAGAGTTGAATGGGAGACTTCTGATAGG from the Lycium ferocissimum isolate CSIRO_LF1 chromosome 11, AGI_CSIRO_Lferr_CH_V1, whole genome shotgun sequence genome contains:
- the LOC132036534 gene encoding cytochrome P450 84A1-like, which gives rise to MKEIIQNNAYSLLDTLETNPMMSIYFIVPIIFFSFFILSRISQKKFPPGPNGWPIIGNMMMMDQLTHRGLTKLAQKYGGILHLQMGYLHMTVVSSPAEARQVLQLQDTVFANRPATIAVKYLSYDRADMAFANYGPFWRQMRKLCVMKLFSRRRAESWDSVRDEVDSMTRVVATSTGLSVNIGELVFGVAKNITYRAAFGTCSDGGQDELLNIMQEFSKLFGAFNLGDFIPWLGWADPQGLSTRILKARASLDSFIDSIIDDHILKKKANNYDNEVDGDMVDELLAFYGEETKVNDSADLQNALSLTRDNIKALIMDVMFGGIETVASAIEWAMAELMKSPEDLKRVQQELADVVGLHRKIEETDIENLTFLKCCIKETLRLHPPIPLLIHEAAEDAAINGHYIPVGSRVIVNAWAIGRDKNSWEDPESFKPCRFLKEGVADFKGGNFEFLPFGSGRRSCPGMQLGLYAFEMGLANLLHCFTWDLPDGMKPSDVDMDDVFGLTAPKATRLVAVPSPRLFCPLY